In Deltaproteobacteria bacterium, the following are encoded in one genomic region:
- a CDS encoding M48 family metalloprotease has product MTPRRRGARGGVVLLAVVVALAPVRASAIGLAEERELGARFALEARVQLPLLRVPAVTGYLRDIGTRLVARLDTERFPYRFYVVRDASLNAFAVPGGYVYVHSGLVLGVASEGELAGVLAHEIVHVGSHHAVRQQEKTALISYGTLLGLFLAIVHPALGAGALAAGTAAELKYQREFEQEADTIGLELMAPAGFDPAGMPTFLRRVLREQRLNPARVPPYFLSHPLTEDRVAALEQRVGSLPRPAPRPDGELRLAAAQATIRALTDPAGDVLAAQRAAVAAAPNDPAAAHRLGLALLYVDPSRPDEAEPLLARAAAAKMPGALGDLGRAQARLGRADDAARSFEAALRLAPDDAALQLELGKLALAGGEAKRAAALFAHALALDPELDEAEYGLGECAGRSSDARGQWTHLGRAFELRADLARARSAYEKALESTPEDGPERAELRAAVQRIDRVGTGR; this is encoded by the coding sequence ATGACCCCGCGGCGGCGCGGCGCGCGCGGCGGCGTGGTGCTGCTCGCGGTCGTGGTCGCGCTCGCGCCCGTGCGCGCTTCCGCGATCGGCCTCGCGGAGGAGCGCGAGCTCGGCGCCCGCTTCGCGCTCGAGGCGCGCGTTCAGCTGCCGCTCCTGCGCGTTCCCGCCGTCACGGGGTATCTGCGCGACATCGGCACCCGGCTCGTCGCCCGTCTCGACACGGAGCGGTTTCCGTACCGCTTCTACGTCGTGCGCGACGCGAGCCTGAACGCGTTCGCGGTGCCAGGGGGGTACGTCTACGTGCACAGCGGCCTCGTGCTCGGCGTCGCGAGCGAAGGCGAGCTCGCGGGCGTCCTGGCGCACGAGATCGTTCACGTCGGCTCGCACCATGCGGTCCGCCAGCAGGAGAAGACCGCGCTCATCAGCTACGGGACGCTGCTCGGCTTGTTCCTCGCGATCGTGCATCCGGCGCTCGGGGCCGGCGCGCTCGCCGCCGGGACCGCCGCCGAGCTCAAGTATCAGCGCGAGTTCGAGCAGGAGGCCGACACGATCGGCCTCGAGCTCATGGCCCCGGCGGGTTTCGATCCCGCCGGGATGCCCACCTTCCTGCGGCGCGTGCTGCGCGAGCAACGCCTGAACCCGGCCCGCGTGCCGCCGTACTTCCTGTCGCATCCCCTCACCGAGGACCGGGTCGCCGCCCTCGAGCAGCGCGTGGGGTCGCTTCCGCGCCCGGCGCCGCGTCCCGACGGAGAGCTCCGGCTCGCGGCCGCGCAGGCGACCATCCGCGCGCTCACGGACCCCGCGGGCGACGTGCTGGCCGCCCAGCGGGCGGCCGTGGCCGCGGCGCCGAACGACCCGGCCGCGGCGCACCGGCTCGGGCTCGCGCTCCTCTACGTCGACCCGTCGCGTCCCGACGAGGCGGAGCCGCTGCTCGCGCGCGCCGCGGCGGCGAAGATGCCGGGCGCCCTCGGCGACCTCGGACGCGCGCAGGCGCGGCTCGGCCGCGCCGACGACGCGGCGCGGAGCTTCGAGGCGGCCCTCAGGCTCGCGCCCGACGACGCCGCGCTCCAGCTCGAGCTCGGGAAACTCGCGCTCGCGGGCGGCGAGGCGAAACGCGCGGCCGCGCTCTTCGCGCACGCGCTCGCGCTCGATCCGGAGCTCGACGAGGCCGAGTACGGCCTCGGCGAGTGCGCGGGCAGGAGCAGCGACGCCCGCGGGCAATGGACGCACCTCGGGCGAGCCTTCGAGCTCCGCGCCGATCTCGCGCGGGCGCGGAGCGCCTACGAGAAGGCGCTCGAGTCGACGCCGGAGGACGGCCCCGAGCGCGCCGAGCTGCGTGCCGCGGTCCAACGGATCGACCGCGTCGGCACGGGACGCTGA
- the hemB gene encoding porphobilinogen synthase — MGFPTHRARRLRCSATLRRLVAESRPSVDGLVLPLFVVPGANVERPIASMPGVAQLSVDRVVEECREVVDLGIPAVILFGVPEHKDAYGSEAWSDGGPVPRAVAAIKHAVPDLLVITDVCLCEYTDHGHCGVVENGTVQNDPTLELLAREALAHARAGADLVAPSDMMDGRVGAIRFALDAAGFSDLGIMAYAAKYASAFYGPFRDAAQSTPQFGDRRGYQMDPANGREALREVLLDVEEGADIVMVKPALPYLDVIQRVRAAVDVPVAAYAVSGEYAMIKAAAAAGMLDEERAMLESHTAIVRAGAGIVLTYFAKTLARRLGR, encoded by the coding sequence ATGGGATTCCCCACGCATCGCGCACGTCGGCTGCGGTGCAGCGCGACGCTTCGCCGCCTGGTGGCGGAGTCCCGTCCGAGCGTGGACGGACTGGTCCTGCCGCTCTTCGTCGTGCCCGGCGCCAACGTGGAGCGGCCGATCGCGTCGATGCCGGGGGTGGCGCAGCTCTCCGTGGACCGCGTCGTCGAGGAGTGCCGCGAGGTCGTCGATCTCGGCATTCCGGCGGTGATCCTCTTCGGTGTCCCGGAGCACAAGGACGCCTACGGCTCGGAGGCGTGGTCGGATGGTGGCCCGGTGCCCCGTGCCGTCGCCGCGATCAAGCACGCCGTCCCGGATCTCCTCGTCATCACCGACGTGTGTCTCTGCGAGTACACCGATCACGGCCATTGCGGGGTCGTCGAGAACGGCACCGTCCAGAACGACCCGACGCTCGAGCTGCTGGCGAGGGAGGCCCTCGCCCATGCCCGCGCCGGCGCCGATCTCGTGGCGCCGTCCGACATGATGGACGGTCGCGTCGGGGCCATCCGGTTCGCGCTCGACGCCGCCGGGTTCTCCGACCTCGGCATCATGGCCTACGCGGCCAAGTACGCCTCGGCGTTCTACGGGCCGTTTCGCGACGCGGCGCAATCCACGCCGCAGTTCGGCGATCGGCGCGGGTATCAGATGGACCCCGCCAACGGCCGGGAGGCGCTCCGCGAGGTGCTGCTCGACGTCGAAGAGGGCGCCGACATCGTGATGGTGAAGCCCGCGCTTCCCTACCTCGACGTGATCCAGCGCGTGCGCGCCGCGGTCGACGTGCCGGTCGCGGCATACGCGGTGAGCGGCGAGTACGCGATGATCAAGGCGGCGGCCGCCGCCGGGATGCTCGACGAGGAGCGCGCCATGCTGGAGTCGCACACGGCGATCGTGCGCGCGGGCGCCGGCATCGTGCTCACCTATTTCGCGAAGACCCTGGCGCGCCGTCTCGGCCGATGA